The bacterium genome segment ACTGAGGGATTATCGGCTGATCTCATGACGAAACTATTTAACCAATTACCAGTTACCAATTACCAGTTACCAATTACCAGTTACCAATTACCAGTTACCAATTACCAGTTACCAATTATCCGTTTGCAGGTTACGAAACCTGATGATGCCCCGTGCAAAACTTACTCAACACGACAGTAGCTATTTAGCCTACCAAAGATAAGGAGTGTGAAATACAATTGCGTCATTTAAAAAAAGGTAGAAAACTTAATCGCACCATAAGCCATAAAAAGGCTCTGTTAAATAATCTTGTCACCGAATTATTTCGACATGGGAAGATTGCAACAACTTCAGCCAAAACAAAGGAATTAACCGGGTTAGCAGATAAATTAATCTCTCTGACAAAAATCGGCGACCTACATTCAAGAAGACAGGTACTGACTTATGTTAAAAGTAAAGATGTAGGGAAAAAATTATTTGAAGTTATTGGACCAAGATTCCAGAATCGAAATGGAGGATACACGAGAATACTGAAAGTTGGCAAAAGAATCGGTGATGGAGCAGAGATGTCTTTAATTGAATTAGTAGAATGATGCATCGCAGGTTTTTTGTCAATCCTGAAAGTATAGTTAAAAATAATGTTGATATTGTGGATAAAGATGATATTCATCATCTCAAAAATGTCCTTCGGCTAAAAGAAAAAGATAAGATTATTGCGTTAGATGGTTTGGGAAATGAATATCACGCAACTATTATTTCGATTGCCGCGGATAAAGTTAAAACTAACATTGTTGAAAAAATTATCCATCCACCGCAAAAAGTAGAATTAACATTACTTCAGGCACTACCCAGA includes the following:
- the rplQ gene encoding 50S ribosomal protein L17 encodes the protein MRHLKKGRKLNRTISHKKALLNNLVTELFRHGKIATTSAKTKELTGLADKLISLTKIGDLHSRRQVLTYVKSKDVGKKLFEVIGPRFQNRNGGYTRILKVGKRIGDGAEMSLIELVE